Genomic window (Daucus carota subsp. sativus chromosome 5, DH1 v3.0, whole genome shotgun sequence):
TTTTGCAGCCAGGGACATGTATATTTTCTTGATAAATTGGTTTGCGAAGTTTCCATCTTTCAAAGACAGAGATCTATTTCTTACTGGGGAAAGCTATGCAGGTGAACAGGAAAAACTTTGATTTCGTCTATGCCTAGGTTAAAATTGGTAGAAAGATCCAATTTAATACAAGCTAGAAGGTTGTTAACAATTTATAGTGCAAACATAATTTCATACAGGGCATTACATTCCTCAGTTAGCGATTGCCCTTCTAGACCATAATGAACAATCTAGAGGGTACAAGTTTAACATCAAAGGAGTTGCTGTAAGTAATCACCAAAGCTAAAGCTCACTTTTTATTCttctttgtgtgtgtgtggtttATGGATTTACTTCCTTTTTTAATGTATGCTCAAATCATCAAATATGAATGTTTACTCATTCtgacttgattttaattaatttatctgGTCAGATTGGGAATCCACTTCTCAAACTAGACCGCGATGCACCAGCAGTGTATGAGTACTTCTGGTCACATGGAATGATATCCGACGAGATTGGTCTTGCTATCTTCAGCGAGTGTGACTTCGAGGATTACACACTTGATGGTAAACACAATGTATCAGAAGCCTGCGACAAATCTATGAAGAAAGCAAATGACGTTGTTGGCAAATATATTAACAATTATGATGTGATTCTTGATGTTTGCTACCCATCCATAGTGGAACAAGAGCTGCGTCTGCGAAAAATGGTACACAAATCAATCTTCCTCATTCTTTAATGATTACTTTTATTTATGTTGCACAGTAGTACTAATGTAAGACTCTCATTATTGCAGGCTACTAAAATTAGTGTAGGGGTTGATGTGTGCATGGTGAATGAAAGAGGCTTCTATTTCAACCTTCCAGAAGTTCAGAAAGCTCTTCATGCTAATAGgactaatttaaaatatgaatggGTTATGTGCACAAGGTACATGTAACATATAACTAAACTATCTACAAACATGTATTATTTGTACTCACAGAATAAAAATTTTGGTTCCTGTTGTTATTGCCTTGCAGTTTGTTGAACTACACTGGTGCAGATGAAAATATAGACATCCTCCCCTTGATTAAGAGGATCATCCAAAATCACGTTCCTGTTTGGGTTTTTAGGTAAGTTACAACTATTACTTTTCGGTTCCAGATATTAAGATCATACCGTTAAAGAAGATCCCTGAGTTATACTAGATCTAACTAGTTAGAGAACATGCTGTAATTGTAGTGGGGATCAAGATTCAGTAGTACCATTGCTTGGTTCAAGAACGCTAGTTCGTGAACTTGCTCATGACATGCAATTTGAGGTTACAGTTCCGTATGGAGCCTGGTTTCACAAGGGGCAGGTATGTGTATGCACAGCTTTGTGTGTTTCCTAATTCTTGTAAGATGAATGAATGCGTAAAGACATTTATTCGAATATTAGTAATTGTTCTTGTTTTTTTGATGTATTTAGGTAGGGGGATGGGTGACTGAATATGGAAATGCATTGACATTTGCAACTGTCAGAGGTGCTGCTCATATGGTGCCATACGCCCAGCCATCACGAGCGTTGCATCTGTTCTCTTCATTTGTACGAGGCCGAAGATTGCCAAACACAACTCACCCTCCGATTGATGAGCAGATACTCAGTATACATTTGCCTTGAAAAAATTGTTACAAAACAGCAAatgttatgaaatgaaaaattatttgaatttgctTCTAAGGAAGATGGTTTGATGCAATGCTGTCATtgttaatgaaaatttcattgcAGGTTCTTAAAGTACACACCTGATAATCAGTAAATTAGTACTAATGAGTACTCCCACCAAgctaaatcatttgaaatctatACGAATCAATACGCGTCGTTTTAAGTACTGAAGATCTACAGAAGTTATCAATCTCGTATCCTCCAAGTTGCTACCCGGATGTTCTGATTTGATCGGCGACTAAACTATTTTCCTTTGACACTGCAATCTATTTAAATTAGCAGAAAGAATTTTTACAAAGTGAAAAGAGATTCGGAAATTAGGTTTTGGCCAACAGAGTAAAATTAatggaaaattttgaaattggtGCTTTTCAGTTTTATTACTTTAGTAACAAATAATGACAATTTGTTACTAAACGTCAAAATTTCCGTTTTTCTGTTACTTAAAGTACAAGTAAGATCCCGATAAGTATAATTAAACTATTAATACTAGGGCCTCGGTTCAGCGACACTTTAGAGATTTTTTCGtaaaattattatgtattttCATCCTGATAAGTACTAGgtctgtaattcgagtcgagcaagccgagtttcgagccgagcctaattcgagctAAGTTTAATCGAGTCAAGCCAAGCCGGCTtgtttaactaatcgagcctaaatctctGCCCGAActtgactcgtttaatttcacgaatcgagtcgagctggctcgtttagctaaaccagctaaacctctacccgaactcggctcgtttaattttacgAGATACCTAACTTGTGTTGTTTTGCAGTCCAGAAAAATAACCTGCATCAGTGCACAAAATAGCAGATAACAGATAAAAAGCAGACGTGGCAGTTTGTAAGCCAGAATAAGATGAGGTCCTTTCCTTTATGATATCTCAGTAGCAAAATAAGTGTTAATACCAGAATTTAATGGGTTCAATGATGTTCTCTGGCAGCTGCTTTACACTAAAATGTAACCAAGCTCAGCCTCACTCTGCAGGAAAACGGTTGTCAAGACCAAAAGCTAGTGGTGCTGCAGACCCGGAGTTTATTGATAAAGAAAGTGAGCAAAATGCGGGGCTTTTTAAGAGAAGATTAGCTCTAGTCTCTGGGGTTTCATTGGTTTCAAGTTTTCCTAAACATGGCTTGGCTGTAGTGAAACAAGGGCTCCTAGCTGGGAGGATTCCTGGCTTATCTGACCCAGATGGGCAAGGTTAGTTTATATCCTACATTCTATATGTTACTcgggtttaaaaattaaaactatattATCAGTGGCATTTAATTAGAGTTTAGTGAATATGGCAGGTTAGTTGAATTGGTAAAATTCTTTATGAGGCCATAATTCGTTGGTACTCCGTATTTTCTTCAGATTTATTTTGGA
Coding sequences:
- the LOC108192302 gene encoding serine carboxypeptidase-like 42; the encoded protein is MASSWCFGAVVAALLVMVVNGYPEEDLVVELPGQPEVEFRQYAGYVDVDVKAGRSLFYYFVQAHHDPDHKPLTLWLNGGPGCSSIGGGAFTELGPFFPRGDGRGLRINSKSWNKASNLLFVESPAGVGWSYSNTTSDYNCGDASTARDMYIFLINWFAKFPSFKDRDLFLTGESYAGHYIPQLAIALLDHNEQSRGYKFNIKGVAIGNPLLKLDRDAPAVYEYFWSHGMISDEIGLAIFSECDFEDYTLDGKHNVSEACDKSMKKANDVVGKYINNYDVILDVCYPSIVEQELRLRKMATKISVGVDVCMVNERGFYFNLPEVQKALHANRTNLKYEWVMCTSLLNYTGADENIDILPLIKRIIQNHVPVWVFSGDQDSVVPLLGSRTLVRELAHDMQFEVTVPYGAWFHKGQVGGWVTEYGNALTFATVRGAAHMVPYAQPSRALHLFSSFVRGRRLPNTTHPPIDEQILSIHLP